From a single Bacteroidia bacterium genomic region:
- a CDS encoding polysaccharide biosynthesis/export family protein — MKHPWHLLPLYVLILCLSSCSAPYFQDSDSYLLQENDDSLSVNRDLVVRPYDILYINVKTYGTEINDYLAITDASPLESGAYYRGYLVSRSGTVELPLVGMIHISGKTLKEVREELEDRFSKYVNNPFIEVKFLTFKVYVLGEVQSPGLVTLATEAGTLMDALSLSGDLTDYGNREKIKVIRQGERPTVQYVDLTKTDFIGGAAFHLQPNDIVYIEPIAVKNLQKITPFVSLGLSLFTAIVTLLTYLARRQ, encoded by the coding sequence ATGAAGCATCCCTGGCATCTATTGCCTTTATATGTCCTCATATTATGCCTTTCAAGTTGTTCTGCTCCCTATTTTCAGGATTCTGATTCTTACCTCCTGCAAGAGAATGACGATTCTCTCTCAGTTAACAGGGATTTGGTGGTACGACCCTATGACATCTTATATATCAATGTAAAGACATATGGTACTGAGATAAATGATTACCTGGCCATCACTGATGCCTCTCCACTGGAATCCGGGGCTTATTACAGGGGATATCTGGTTTCACGTAGCGGTACTGTAGAGTTGCCTTTAGTGGGTATGATTCATATCTCAGGAAAGACATTAAAGGAGGTTCGCGAAGAACTGGAAGATCGCTTCAGTAAATATGTAAACAATCCCTTTATTGAGGTAAAATTTTTAACCTTCAAAGTATACGTTTTAGGTGAAGTCCAAAGCCCAGGATTGGTAACATTGGCAACTGAAGCTGGTACTCTTATGGATGCTTTATCCTTGTCCGGAGATTTAACAGATTATGGAAACAGAGAGAAGATTAAGGTGATCCGTCAGGGTGAGCGACCAACGGTTCAATATGTTGATTTAACGAAAACAGATTTTATAGGCGGTGCTGCATTTCATCTACAACCCAATGATATTGTTTATATTGAGCCAATCGCAGTTAAAAACCTTCAAAAGATCACTCCATTTGTCAGTTTAGGACTCTCTCTTTTTACAGCTATTGTTACACTGCTTACATACCTGGCCAGAAGGCAATAA
- a CDS encoding polysaccharide biosynthesis tyrosine autokinase, translating to MNIKNQIEKPEEGLDLKPILIALRRNLHLFLLFIAVSLFVSWLVNRYSKKVYSISGTILLRDERNWSVGQENFFEGMALFKGAKSIANQKELLTSKATIHEAAERLNYSIAYLGFGQIMAQELYKSSPFEVVGEFKEKGEEVKFGVKFLNKNSFELSYSSEDKDKSSVIKKQYRFGEPINNEYLNARIVLTEYFHSSTKNGSLHTDEYQFWRVTNKDIARQYTGKISTANIEESTVLEVSLKDQVPERGKDFLNAVMDVYIEQGVQEKSLIAAKTVMFIDEQLQNNRVTFQEMEIALEDFKRKHGIINISGEAQNYLEKVSALEENIHILDIEIKSLQLLKQYVEEERIAEATIGETIIPSAYDNPDPVLNKLIIELITLLQRRKELLQTAKEALPQMEAIATQINTLKDDLAENINTIIAGKRLRQRELEKIATTYENEISALPETEMEFLRLQRNFGIQEGVLSYLLQKKSEAEIAKAATVSDNSIIDYATVSGPISPDTKRNYLIALFIGLAIPSLITYLRVYLDDSVGDRSHLESLTSIPIIGTVGHNDKNSNLVIHSHPKSIISEAFRSIRTNLQYLGSTNGDKEHSNVILITSMVGGEGKTFCAINLASVLSYADKRVIVLGLDLRKPKIHLEFDIENTLGLSNYLIGQASSGDIITKTKVENLDLITAGPIPPNPSELLLSPKMKELLAELKQQYDYIILDTPPVGLVTDASILMGHSDINIFIIRQGYSKVEYVKSINKIYSEGSFSNIYTILNDFKRSGVGYSYKYSGKYGYGYGYGYGYGYYEEDEKKKKSLVKRIFTG from the coding sequence ATGAATATTAAAAATCAAATAGAGAAACCAGAAGAGGGACTGGACCTTAAACCAATTTTAATCGCTCTGAGGCGTAACCTGCATCTCTTTTTACTCTTTATTGCAGTTTCTTTATTTGTAAGCTGGTTAGTAAACCGGTATTCCAAAAAGGTATACTCCATTTCCGGAACCATTCTATTACGAGATGAAAGGAACTGGTCAGTAGGCCAGGAGAATTTTTTTGAAGGGATGGCCCTTTTTAAAGGGGCCAAGAGTATTGCTAACCAGAAGGAGCTACTGACCAGCAAGGCTACCATCCATGAAGCGGCTGAACGGCTAAACTATTCTATTGCATATCTGGGATTTGGCCAGATCATGGCCCAGGAATTATACAAATCTTCTCCTTTTGAGGTAGTTGGTGAATTTAAAGAAAAAGGGGAGGAGGTAAAATTCGGTGTAAAATTCCTGAATAAAAATAGCTTTGAGCTTAGCTACTCCAGTGAGGACAAAGACAAATCTTCGGTAATTAAGAAGCAATATCGCTTTGGAGAACCTATAAACAACGAGTACCTGAATGCAAGGATCGTCCTTACGGAATATTTCCATTCCTCAACGAAGAACGGCAGCTTGCATACTGATGAATATCAGTTTTGGCGCGTTACAAATAAGGATATTGCCAGGCAATATACTGGTAAAATCAGCACTGCCAATATCGAAGAATCAACAGTACTGGAGGTATCATTGAAAGATCAGGTGCCAGAAAGAGGGAAGGATTTCCTGAATGCAGTAATGGATGTATATATTGAACAAGGGGTTCAGGAAAAAAGCCTTATTGCCGCTAAGACAGTGATGTTTATTGATGAACAGCTTCAAAATAATCGCGTAACTTTTCAGGAAATGGAAATAGCGCTTGAAGACTTCAAGAGAAAACACGGAATTATAAATATAAGTGGAGAGGCCCAAAATTACCTTGAAAAAGTAAGTGCCCTGGAGGAAAATATCCATATCCTGGATATCGAGATCAAAAGCCTGCAATTACTCAAACAGTACGTTGAAGAAGAGCGCATTGCAGAGGCAACCATTGGAGAGACCATCATACCAAGCGCCTATGACAACCCCGATCCGGTATTGAACAAACTGATCATTGAACTGATCACGCTGCTGCAGCGCAGAAAGGAACTCTTGCAAACTGCCAAAGAAGCTCTTCCACAAATGGAGGCCATCGCCACCCAGATCAATACGCTCAAGGACGATCTTGCTGAGAACATTAACACTATCATCGCAGGAAAAAGACTTAGACAAAGGGAACTGGAGAAAATAGCCACTACTTATGAAAATGAAATTAGTGCGCTTCCTGAAACAGAAATGGAGTTCCTGAGATTGCAACGAAATTTTGGAATACAGGAAGGCGTACTCTCCTATCTGCTTCAAAAGAAGTCAGAGGCTGAAATTGCAAAAGCGGCCACCGTAAGTGATAATTCAATAATTGACTATGCCACGGTCAGCGGTCCTATCAGCCCTGACACCAAACGTAACTATTTGATCGCTTTATTTATTGGCCTGGCTATTCCTTCTCTCATTACATACCTGAGAGTTTATCTTGACGACAGTGTCGGAGACCGTTCCCATTTAGAGTCTTTAACATCTATACCTATTATAGGTACGGTAGGACACAATGATAAAAATTCCAATCTTGTAATTCATAGTCATCCCAAATCCATTATCTCAGAGGCATTCCGCAGCATTCGTACTAACCTACAGTATTTGGGCAGCACTAACGGAGATAAAGAGCATTCTAACGTGATCCTCATTACCTCCATGGTTGGAGGCGAAGGAAAAACCTTTTGTGCTATCAATCTGGCTTCCGTACTTTCTTATGCTGACAAAAGGGTGATCGTCCTCGGCCTTGATTTGAGAAAGCCTAAAATTCACCTCGAATTTGATATTGAAAACACACTGGGCTTAAGCAATTACCTTATCGGGCAAGCGAGTTCTGGAGACATTATAACTAAAACAAAAGTCGAGAACCTGGATCTGATCACTGCCGGCCCCATTCCTCCTAATCCATCTGAACTCCTTCTCAGCCCTAAGATGAAAGAGCTGTTAGCAGAATTGAAACAACAATACGATTATATAATTCTTGACACGCCACCGGTGGGATTGGTTACTGATGCTTCTATACTAATGGGGCATTCAGATATCAACATTTTCATTATTCGCCAGGGATACAGCAAAGTGGAGTATGTAAAAAGTATCAATAAAATTTACAGTGAAGGAAGCTTCAGTAACATCTATACAATCCTCAATGACTTTAAGCGTTCAGGGGTCGGATATAGCTACAAGTATAGCGGCAAGTACGGCTATGGATACGGTTATGGCTACGGATATGGGTATTACGAAGAAGACGAAAAGAAGAAGAAATCTCTGGTAAAACGCATTTTCACCGGTTAA
- a CDS encoding nucleotide sugar dehydrogenase — MFEKLKKKEAKIAVIGLGYVGLPIALEFAKKFSVVGFDINDKRVQMMKNKMDPSEELQSEAFNGCDILFTSNTEDLKDAIFHIVAVPTPIDEHNIPDLRPLFGASSTVGKVLKKGDIVVFESTVYPGCTEEDCVPILEKESGLQYIDDFKVGYSPERINPGDKEHTLTRITKVVSGCDEGSAEIIAQVYESIITAGVFRARSIKVAEAAKVIENTQRDLNIALMNELSIIFNKMDINTYDVLEAAGTKWNFLKFFPGLVGGHCIGVDPYYLTHKSDELGYHAKVILAGRQINDGMGAHIAKQAVKLLIDKDKSLKQCRVLILGATFKENVADIRNSKVANVVSELMSYNLNVDVTDPHASSEQFEHEYGIKLIEQPKGKYDLIILAVAHDEYKGKGTDYFASLSSDGPVLMDIKGIFRDQLPDLTYWSL, encoded by the coding sequence ATGTTTGAGAAATTAAAGAAAAAAGAGGCTAAGATCGCGGTGATCGGACTCGGCTATGTAGGTTTACCCATTGCCCTGGAATTTGCAAAAAAATTCTCAGTAGTGGGTTTTGATATTAATGACAAGCGGGTTCAGATGATGAAAAACAAAATGGACCCAAGTGAAGAGCTGCAATCTGAGGCATTCAACGGTTGCGACATTCTCTTTACAAGCAACACCGAAGATCTTAAAGATGCCATTTTTCATATTGTAGCCGTCCCCACACCCATTGACGAACATAACATTCCGGATTTACGGCCATTGTTCGGGGCCAGTTCGACAGTAGGCAAAGTTTTAAAAAAGGGTGATATCGTGGTTTTTGAATCTACTGTATATCCCGGATGCACAGAGGAAGATTGCGTCCCTATTCTCGAAAAGGAATCTGGCCTGCAGTACATAGACGATTTCAAAGTGGGTTATTCTCCGGAGCGGATCAATCCGGGTGATAAAGAACACACGCTTACCCGCATCACTAAAGTAGTTTCGGGTTGTGATGAGGGCAGTGCCGAAATAATCGCCCAGGTTTACGAAAGCATCATCACAGCGGGAGTATTTCGTGCCCGTAGTATTAAAGTAGCTGAGGCAGCCAAGGTCATTGAAAATACTCAGCGCGATCTCAACATTGCCCTGATGAACGAGCTTTCGATCATTTTCAATAAAATGGATATCAATACTTATGATGTCCTGGAAGCCGCAGGTACAAAATGGAACTTTCTTAAATTCTTCCCGGGTCTGGTAGGGGGCCACTGTATTGGTGTCGATCCATATTACCTCACGCATAAATCAGATGAACTCGGCTACCATGCTAAAGTCATTCTCGCAGGAAGGCAGATCAATGACGGCATGGGAGCACATATTGCCAAGCAGGCGGTCAAGCTGCTAATTGATAAAGATAAGTCGCTGAAACAATGCCGGGTGCTGATCTTGGGTGCAACCTTTAAAGAAAATGTTGCTGACATTCGAAATTCCAAGGTGGCCAATGTGGTGAGTGAACTTATGAGCTATAATCTGAATGTAGACGTTACTGATCCACATGCATCCTCAGAACAATTTGAACATGAATATGGGATAAAACTCATTGAGCAACCCAAAGGAAAATACGATTTGATCATCCTCGCTGTTGCCCACGATGAATATAAAGGCAAAGGAACAGACTACTTCGCAAGCCTTTCATCAGATGGTCCAGTGCTGATGGATATTAAAGGTATTTTTCGCGATCAATTGCCCGACCTCACTTACTGGAGCCTCTAA
- a CDS encoding NAD-dependent epimerase gives MPKILITGTAGFIGFHLAQKLIADTNFEIISVDGINDYYEVSLKTGRLKALGFNTDNISYGKFLSSGPRHKFIQLNLEDKDGMEKLFHEQQFDYVVNLAAQAGVRYSLQNPRAYVQSNIDGFINILEGCRHNKVRHLVYASSSSVYGLNTSQPFSVSNSVDHPISMYAATKKSNELMAHTYSYLYDIPTTGLRFFTVYGPWGRPDMALFLFTKNILEEKPIQVFNNGNMKRDFTYVLDIVEALKRLLLIIPQGDPSFNTTAPDPSRSTAPYKVFNIGNNSPVELMHFIRCIEEVAGKEATINYMPIQPGDVPETYADVKSLYAAIDFKPGTPVLEGIKAFVNWYRDYYKV, from the coding sequence ATGCCCAAAATCCTTATCACCGGTACTGCCGGATTCATCGGTTTTCACCTGGCGCAAAAGCTTATTGCCGATACCAACTTTGAAATTATCAGTGTTGACGGAATTAACGACTATTATGAGGTGAGCCTGAAAACAGGCCGGCTTAAAGCGTTAGGATTCAATACTGACAATATTTCTTATGGCAAATTCCTTAGCAGTGGCCCACGGCACAAGTTCATTCAGTTGAATCTGGAAGATAAGGATGGAATGGAAAAACTCTTCCATGAACAGCAGTTCGATTACGTTGTCAACCTCGCTGCGCAAGCCGGTGTCCGGTACTCTTTGCAAAATCCAAGGGCCTATGTGCAAAGTAACATTGATGGATTTATAAATATCCTGGAAGGGTGCAGACATAATAAAGTGAGACACCTTGTATACGCTTCCAGTTCTTCGGTTTATGGATTAAACACCTCACAGCCCTTTTCGGTGTCAAATTCTGTGGATCATCCAATTTCGATGTATGCCGCCACCAAAAAGAGCAATGAATTGATGGCCCATACCTATTCCTACTTATATGATATCCCTACTACCGGCCTCCGGTTCTTTACCGTATATGGCCCATGGGGGAGACCGGATATGGCGCTCTTTCTTTTTACCAAAAATATTCTTGAAGAAAAGCCCATTCAGGTTTTTAATAATGGAAACATGAAGCGCGACTTCACCTATGTTCTGGATATAGTGGAAGCCCTTAAACGTCTCCTTCTGATAATACCACAGGGCGATCCTTCATTTAATACAACCGCTCCGGATCCTTCCCGCAGCACTGCACCGTACAAGGTTTTTAACATCGGTAACAACTCTCCGGTAGAACTCATGCACTTTATCAGATGTATTGAGGAAGTAGCAGGAAAAGAAGCTACTATTAATTATATGCCCATACAGCCCGGAGATGTGCCTGAAACTTACGCAGATGTAAAATCTCTTTACGCTGCCATTGACTTTAAACCCGGCACACCCGTGCTGGAAGGTATAAAGGCTTTTGTGAATTGGTACCGCGATTATTATAAGGTATAA
- a CDS encoding TetR/AcrR family transcriptional regulator translates to MTKEKDIISQVQPLFFRCGIKSISMDEIANQLGVSKKTLYEHFQNKAQLVEKVVLYFFEKHKERLIEAGKIPGNSIDQLNHIFQLNCHQFRQVHPSVLYDIKKYYNDSWTAFQAYRDEFVYAHIMANLEEGIKQGLYRSELNREIITKLYIARMDIIMDTQIFPPEKFSFSLILHELFVYHIRGIATTKGLQYLENEIKLEF, encoded by the coding sequence ATGACAAAAGAGAAGGATATTATTTCGCAGGTACAGCCTCTTTTCTTCAGGTGTGGTATCAAAAGCATTTCTATGGATGAGATTGCTAATCAGCTTGGTGTATCGAAGAAAACCCTTTATGAGCATTTTCAAAATAAAGCCCAGCTCGTTGAAAAGGTGGTCCTATACTTCTTTGAAAAACATAAAGAAAGGCTCATTGAAGCAGGTAAGATTCCCGGAAATTCAATTGATCAGCTCAATCACATTTTCCAACTTAACTGCCATCAATTCAGGCAGGTACACCCTTCAGTGCTATATGATATAAAGAAGTACTACAACGATAGCTGGACAGCTTTTCAGGCTTACCGCGATGAATTCGTTTATGCCCACATCATGGCAAATCTTGAAGAGGGGATAAAGCAAGGACTTTACAGAAGCGAACTTAACCGGGAAATTATCACCAAACTCTATATAGCCCGCATGGATATTATCATGGATACTCAAATTTTCCCACCGGAAAAATTTTCCTTCAGCCTTATTCTGCACGAACTCTTCGTGTATCATATCCGCGGCATTGCCACAACTAAAGGACTCCAATACCTCGAAAATGAAATCAAACTTGAATTTTAA
- a CDS encoding TolC family protein encodes MKSNLNFNFKYKMTFNRIILFILLFLPFSALAQIAGEPAVKNAFSLEEAQLYALQNNLNISNSRLDEEIARKKIAETRAIGLPQVDGQVNFQKFLDIPVQLIPAEFFGGPPGTFEEIRFGTNYNLTAQLSVNQLLFDGTYFVGLKAAAVYAELSQRQTHLSELDVKLNVEKAYFTALLSSTNLQFMQRNMEEAERQLFETQQLYENGFVEQLDVDRLQLNLNNLENQINALERQKDAARLLLKFQMGYPMADDILLTDSLERFANEPASPVAEGDYTSNRIEYQLLQTQAELQKLNTQSYNVSYLPSISGSFIHQQVAQRNEFNFTQSGYPWFPSTILGVTLRLPIWDSFTKSAQIQQSKLELEKILNQQDNLSESVSLEVAQARNDLLTAQEQFATQEQNLELAERIHEKSNIKYKEGVGSSLELSTAQSSFYQTQTNYFTALYELLIARAELQKATGQYAD; translated from the coding sequence ATGAAATCAAACTTGAATTTTAATTTTAAATACAAGATGACTTTTAACAGGATCATCCTTTTCATTCTACTGTTCTTACCCTTTAGCGCGCTAGCTCAAATTGCCGGAGAACCCGCAGTGAAAAACGCTTTTTCACTGGAAGAGGCGCAGCTTTATGCCTTACAGAACAATTTGAATATCAGCAATTCCCGACTGGACGAGGAGATTGCAAGGAAAAAAATTGCGGAAACCCGCGCTATTGGCCTTCCCCAGGTGGATGGCCAGGTTAATTTTCAGAAATTTCTCGACATTCCTGTGCAGCTTATTCCGGCTGAATTTTTTGGCGGACCTCCCGGCACATTCGAAGAAATTCGCTTTGGCACCAATTACAATCTCACCGCCCAGTTGAGCGTAAATCAACTGCTTTTTGACGGCACCTATTTCGTTGGACTCAAGGCTGCTGCGGTTTATGCAGAACTCTCTCAGCGGCAAACGCACCTGTCAGAGCTGGACGTAAAACTCAACGTGGAGAAAGCCTACTTTACTGCACTCCTCTCCTCCACCAATCTTCAGTTTATGCAACGCAATATGGAAGAAGCTGAACGGCAACTTTTTGAAACGCAACAGCTTTACGAAAATGGATTCGTGGAACAGCTTGATGTTGACCGCCTGCAACTGAACCTGAATAACCTGGAGAACCAGATCAATGCGTTAGAACGGCAAAAGGATGCCGCCAGGCTCCTGTTGAAATTCCAGATGGGCTATCCGATGGCGGATGATATTCTGCTAACCGACAGCCTTGAACGTTTTGCCAATGAACCTGCGTCCCCCGTTGCGGAGGGTGATTATACCTCGAACAGGATCGAATATCAGCTTCTGCAAACTCAGGCAGAACTTCAGAAACTTAATACACAAAGCTATAACGTTTCGTACCTGCCAAGCATTAGTGGCAGCTTTATTCACCAGCAAGTGGCACAGCGAAATGAATTCAACTTTACGCAATCAGGCTACCCCTGGTTTCCGAGCACCATTCTGGGCGTAACCTTGCGATTGCCAATATGGGACAGCTTTACGAAGAGTGCTCAGATACAGCAATCAAAACTGGAACTGGAAAAAATACTGAATCAACAGGATAACCTTTCTGAATCCGTAAGCCTGGAAGTGGCGCAGGCAAGGAATGATCTGCTTACCGCGCAGGAACAATTCGCTACGCAGGAGCAAAACCTGGAACTGGCCGAGCGGATACATGAAAAAAGCAATATTAAATATAAAGAAGGAGTAGGCAGCAGCCTGGAACTGAGCACTGCCCAATCCTCCTTTTATCAAACCCAAACCAACTACTTCACTGCCCTTTATGAATTGCTGATTGCACGGGCTGAGCTACAAAAGGCGACCGGACAATATGCTGACTGA
- a CDS encoding efflux RND transporter periplasmic adaptor subunit, whose amino-acid sequence MKKLIILLMLAAGIQACSGNGEGDLDAKKKELSEKKAELKEIEKEIKSLQIEIAKLDTSTNYRKNVTLVEVDPVDTGIFRHFIEIQGTAKSRQNVQVYPDVSGQILQILVREGQRVSEGQLLAKLDNDIIARNIEELETAYDLANTTFEKQERLWKQDIGSEMQYLQAKNQKESLENQINSARAQLSKTQITAPINGMVDEVMLNPGEMANPAQPLFRVVNLDKIEVSAEVSERYIGKIETGDTALVSFPSLNLDINVPVTYVSQVVNPGDRTFRVDVLLDNRDKKIKPNVMAVLKLNDYTSENTVIVPTHVVQQSNRGAFVFVADKTNEGPVAKKVFIEPGNTYDLETEVLTGLSGNERLITRGYQDLTDGDPIRLKSETAQNQL is encoded by the coding sequence ATGAAAAAACTAATCATACTTCTGATGCTTGCAGCCGGAATACAGGCATGCAGCGGCAATGGAGAAGGCGATCTGGACGCTAAAAAGAAGGAGCTTTCAGAGAAAAAGGCTGAACTAAAGGAAATCGAGAAAGAAATAAAATCCCTGCAAATTGAGATAGCAAAACTGGATACCTCCACGAACTATCGCAAGAACGTGACTTTGGTAGAGGTGGATCCTGTTGACACCGGCATTTTCCGGCATTTCATCGAAATTCAGGGCACCGCGAAATCACGCCAGAATGTTCAGGTCTATCCTGACGTGTCCGGGCAAATACTGCAGATCCTTGTGAGAGAAGGCCAGAGAGTGAGCGAGGGACAATTGCTCGCGAAGCTGGACAACGACATCATAGCCCGCAACATTGAGGAACTCGAAACAGCTTACGATCTGGCCAACACCACTTTTGAGAAACAGGAAAGGCTCTGGAAACAGGATATTGGTTCTGAAATGCAATATCTGCAGGCTAAGAACCAGAAAGAAAGCCTGGAAAACCAGATCAACTCTGCACGGGCTCAGCTTTCAAAAACGCAGATCACCGCGCCCATTAACGGAATGGTGGACGAGGTAATGCTGAATCCTGGCGAAATGGCCAATCCTGCTCAGCCTCTTTTCCGGGTGGTAAACCTGGATAAGATCGAGGTTTCTGCTGAAGTATCAGAGCGATACATTGGTAAGATAGAAACAGGAGACACCGCCCTCGTCAGCTTTCCTTCACTTAACCTCGATATAAATGTTCCCGTAACGTATGTAAGCCAGGTCGTGAATCCTGGAGACAGAACTTTCCGGGTGGATGTGCTGCTGGATAACCGCGACAAAAAGATAAAACCCAATGTGATGGCGGTTCTGAAGCTGAATGACTACACCAGTGAAAATACGGTAATTGTGCCTACCCATGTAGTACAGCAATCCAACCGGGGCGCATTTGTTTTTGTGGCAGATAAAACCAACGAAGGGCCAGTAGCAAAAAAGGTTTTTATTGAACCCGGCAACACTTACGATCTGGAGACAGAAGTGCTCACCGGCCTCAGCGGCAATGAAAGACTTATCACACGAGGCTACCAGGATCTGACAGATGGCGACCCCATTCGCCTGAAGAGTGAGACCGCCCAAAATCAGCTTTAA